A region from the Lycium barbarum isolate Lr01 chromosome 8, ASM1917538v2, whole genome shotgun sequence genome encodes:
- the LOC132607761 gene encoding uncharacterized protein LOC132607761 yields MKVWERVIEMRMMRDVSISENHFRFMLGRSTTETYLIRRMVEQYKDKRETYTWCSLIWRWHMTESLERSKGVHVSYIKEIDLEDAKTREEWSWCMLFADDIVLINETLSGVKDKMDVWRTTLESTGFRLSRTKTEYMECKFSDVTQETDVEVKIEAQTIPKRGSFNYLGSIIQGDGEIDNDAAHRISAGWMKWRRPSGVLCNKKVSPRRKGIKQSEDEEIWSKIGRKVLKNKRQNNKYEANLQETFACDSTFAFRPNLLKGYALEGRAVDDRLVKFEHWFEACGL; encoded by the exons ATGAAAGTTTGGGAGAGGGTGATCGAGATGAGGATGATGAGGGATGTGTCAATATCCGAGAACCATTTCAGATTCATGTTAGGGCGATCTACTACAGAAACTTATCTTATCAGGAGAATGGTGGAGCAGTATAAGGACAAAAGAGAGACTTACACATGGTGTTCATTGATCTGGAGATGGCATATGACAGAGTCCCTCGAGAGGTCTAAAGGTGTGCATGTGTCCTACATCAAGGAAATTGATCTGGAGGATGCTAAGACTCGG GAGGAGTGGtcgtggtgtatgttatttgcagaCGACATAGTTTTGATTAACGAGACGCTTAGTGGAGTTAAAGATAAGATGGATGTTTGGAGAACGACCTTAGAATCTACAGGTTTCAGGTTAAGCAGGACTAAGACggagtacatggagtgcaagttcagtgatgtgACGCAAGAGACAGATGTGGAAGTGAAGATCGAGGCACAAACTATACCCAAAAGAGGAAGTTTCAATTATCTTGGGTCCATAATACAAGGGGACGGGGAGATTGATAATGATGCTGCACACCGTATTagcgcagggtggatgaaatggaggcgtCCCTCAGGGGTTCTTTGCAATAAAAAGGTATCGCCTAGGCGGAAAG GAATAAAGCAATCCGAAGATGAAgaaatttggagcaaaatcgGACGAAAAGTGTTGAAGAATAAAAGACAAAATAATAAGTATGAAGCAAA CCTTCAGGAAACTTTTGCCTGTGATTCAACTTTTGCCTTCAGGCCTAACTTGCTCAAAGGTTATGCATTAGAGGGCAGAGCT gtAGACGATCGTTTGGTTAAGTTTGAACATTGGTTTGAAGCATGTGGTCTGTGA